The Urocitellus parryii isolate mUroPar1 chromosome 6, mUroPar1.hap1, whole genome shotgun sequence genome includes a window with the following:
- the Parp2 gene encoding poly [ADP-ribose] polymerase 2: protein MARRRGTSGRRRRASNETKKVNNGNSTTEDSPLVKKARTCERKGVKKDHAAGEEAKNRTEDRQETVKALLLKGKAPVDPECTAKVGKAHVYCEGNDVYDVMLNQTNLQFNNNKYYLIQLLEDDAQRNFSVWMRWGRVGKTGQHSLVACSSNLHKAKEIFQKKFLDKTKNNWEDREKFEKVPGKYDMLQMDYSTSTQDEDETKQEESIKAPLKPKSQLDLRVQELVKLICNVQTMEEMMIEMKYDTKKAPLGKLTVAQIKAGYQSLKKIEDCIRAGRCGRALLEACNEFYTRIPHDFGLRTPPLIQTEKELSDKIQLLEALRDIEIAIKLVKTELQSPEHPLDQHYRNLHCALHPLDHESYEFKVISQYLQSTHAPTHNDYTMTLLDVFEVEKEGEREAFREDLHNRMLLWHGSRLSNWVGILSHGLRIAPPEAPITGYMFGKGIYFADMSSKSANYCFASRLKNTGLLLLSEVALGQCNELLEANPEAEGLLQDKHSTKGLGKMAPSPAHFVTLNGSTVPLGPPSDTGIVNPEGYTLNYNEFIVYNPNQVRMRYLLKVQFNFLQLW from the exons ATGGCGCGGCGACGGGGTACTAGCGGCCGCCGACGGCGAG CATcaaatgaaaccaagaaagtTAACAATGGCAACTCAACAACAGAAGACTCTCCTCTTGTCAAGAAAGCTCGAACATGTGAGAGAAAAGGAGTGAAAAAGGATCATGCAGCTGGAGAAGAAGCTAAGAACAGGACAGAAGACAGGCAAG AAACCGTGAAAGCCTTGTTGTTAAAGGGGAAAGCCCCTGTGGACCCAGAGTGTACAGCCAAGGTGGGAAAG GCTCATGTGTATTGTGAAGGAAATGATGTCTATGATGTCATGCTAAATCAA ACCAATCTTCAGTTCAACAACAACAAGTACTATCTTATTCAGTTGTTAGAAGATGATGCCCAGAGAAACTTCAGTGTTTGGATGAGATGGGGCCGAG TTGGGAAAACTGGGCAGCACAGTTTGGTGGCTTGTTCAAGCAACCTCCATAAGGCCAAGGAAATCTTTCAGAAAAA attccttgacaaaaccaaaaataattggGAGGATCGTGAGAAGTTTGAGAAGGTGCCTGGAAAATATGATATGCTACAGATGGACTATTCCACCAGTACTCAG gATGAAGATGAAACAAAACAAGAGGAATCTATTAAAGCCCCCTTGAAGCCAAAGTCACAGCTAGATCTTCGTGTACAGGAGCTGGTAAAGTTGATCTGTAATGTCCAGACCATGGAAGAGATGATGATTGAAATGAAGTATGATACAAAGAAAGCCCCGCTTG GGAAGCTGACAGTAGCACAAATCAAGGCAGGTTACCAGTCTCTCAAAAAGATTGAGGATTGTATTCGGGCTGGCCGGTGTGGACGAGCTCTCCTGGAAGCATGCAATGAATTCTATACCAGGATCCCACATGACTTTGG ACTCCGCACTCCTCCATTAATCCAGACAGAGAAGGAACTGTCAGACAAAATACAGCTGCTAGAG GCTTTGAGAGACATTGAAATTGCCATTAAACTGGTGAAGACAGAACTGCAAAGCCCAGAACACCCATTGGACCAACACTACAGAAACCTGCACTGTGCCTTGCACCCTCTAGACCATGAAAGTTATGAGTTCAAA GTGATTTCCCAATACCTACAGTCTACCCATGCTCCCACACACAATGACTATACCATGACCTTGCTGGATGTTTTTGAAGTAGAGAAGGAAGGTGAAAGAGAAGCCTTCAGAGAGGACCTTCATAACAG GATGCTGCTATGGCATGGTTCCAGGCTAAGTAACTGGGTAGGAATTCTGAGCCATGGGCTTCGAATTGCCCCACCTGAGGCTCCCATCACAGGTTACATG TTTGGAAAAGGAATCTACTTTGCTGACATGTCTTCCAAGAGTGCCAATTACTGCTTTGCCTCTCGCCTAAAGAACACAGGACTGCTACTTTTATCAGAG GTAGCTCTAGGTCAGTGTAATGAGCTACTAGAAGCCAATCCTGAGGCAGAGGGATTACTTCAGGACAAACACAGCACAAAAGGGCTGGGCAAGATGGCTCCCAGTCCTGCCCACTTTGTCACCCT GAATGGGAGTACAGTGCCCTTAGGACCACCAAGCGATACAGGAATTGTGAATCCAGAGGGTTATACCCTCAATTACAATGAGTTTATTGTCTATAACCCCAACCAGGTTCGTATGCGATACCTTTTAAAGGTTCAATTTAATTTCCTGCAGCTATGGTGA